From a single Streptomyces sp. NBC_00377 genomic region:
- a CDS encoding ATP-binding SpoIIE family protein phosphatase: MNFTRWSARLPGTQRRAAARAEHPVTTTDRRSEGSVPAARAERLTDEPSPVPAVDELPVREVLDRVPALVALVHGPDHRLAYVNDAYAAAFGVRACGEPAAEALPELRDLGLMPLLDQALRSGKPRTLKSRKAPDGRSYTFTCTPAAEDNGKGAVLIFATDVTDHAEAAERLRTSERRQRETAVTLQRSLLPQELEEPDDLRIAATYQPGGTEAAVGGDWYDVITLGGGRTALVIGDVMGRGVRAAAVMGQLRTAVRAYARLDLPPHEILQLLDGLAAEIDANQIATCVYAIHDPNEGRLVYASAGHLPILVRDDSGTVLRADEPTGPPLGTGGWMHASGSIPLGPGSTAVLYTDGLVERRDEDLDEGIASLERALSGATGTPQVVCDRLVRSAGVTADHDDDVAVLVLQHPARTGPDGELFRNAALELLGGVEAAPRARAFASGVLTSWRFPPDLHDLGVLAASELVANSLQHGIPPMRLRLRRTDRRLIIEVTDGDDHLPRRRRAEPGDESGRGIAIVATIASHWGSRRTPGGGKAVWCEFVLPKPAD, encoded by the coding sequence GTGAACTTCACGCGCTGGAGCGCCCGGCTCCCCGGAACGCAGCGCCGCGCCGCCGCGCGAGCCGAGCACCCGGTCACCACCACGGACCGGCGGAGCGAAGGCTCCGTACCCGCGGCCCGCGCCGAACGACTCACCGACGAACCGTCCCCGGTCCCCGCCGTCGACGAACTCCCGGTCCGTGAGGTCCTCGACCGCGTCCCGGCCCTCGTCGCCCTCGTCCACGGCCCCGACCACCGCCTCGCCTACGTCAACGACGCCTACGCGGCGGCCTTCGGCGTACGCGCCTGCGGCGAACCGGCCGCCGAGGCCCTCCCCGAACTCCGCGACCTCGGCCTCATGCCCCTCCTCGACCAGGCGCTGCGCAGCGGCAAGCCCCGCACCCTGAAGTCCCGCAAGGCCCCCGACGGCCGCTCCTACACCTTCACCTGCACCCCGGCCGCCGAGGACAACGGCAAGGGCGCCGTCCTGATCTTCGCCACCGACGTCACCGACCACGCCGAGGCCGCCGAACGCCTCAGAACCAGTGAGCGCCGCCAGCGCGAGACCGCCGTCACCCTCCAGCGCTCCCTCCTCCCCCAGGAGCTGGAGGAGCCCGACGACCTGCGCATCGCCGCCACCTACCAGCCCGGCGGCACCGAGGCGGCCGTCGGCGGCGACTGGTACGACGTCATCACCCTCGGCGGCGGCCGCACCGCCCTCGTCATCGGCGACGTCATGGGGCGGGGCGTCCGCGCGGCGGCCGTCATGGGCCAGCTCCGCACCGCGGTCCGGGCGTACGCCCGCCTCGACCTGCCGCCGCACGAGATCCTCCAGCTCCTCGACGGCCTCGCCGCCGAGATCGACGCCAACCAGATCGCCACGTGCGTGTACGCCATCCACGACCCCAACGAGGGCCGACTGGTGTACGCCTCCGCGGGCCACCTGCCCATCCTGGTCCGCGACGACAGCGGCACGGTCCTGCGCGCCGACGAACCCACCGGCCCGCCCCTGGGCACCGGCGGCTGGATGCACGCCTCCGGCTCGATCCCCCTCGGCCCCGGCTCGACGGCCGTCCTCTACACGGACGGCCTGGTGGAGCGCAGGGACGAAGACCTCGACGAAGGCATCGCGTCCCTGGAGCGCGCCCTGTCCGGCGCCACCGGCACCCCCCAGGTCGTCTGCGACCGCCTGGTCCGTTCGGCCGGTGTCACCGCCGACCACGACGACGACGTCGCCGTCCTCGTCCTCCAGCACCCGGCCCGCACCGGCCCCGACGGCGAACTGTTCCGCAACGCCGCCCTGGAGCTGCTCGGGGGCGTGGAGGCGGCCCCCCGCGCGCGTGCCTTCGCCTCCGGGGTCCTCACCAGCTGGCGCTTCCCGCCCGACCTGCACGACCTGGGCGTCCTCGCCGCCAGCGAACTCGTCGCCAACTCGCTCCAGCACGGCATTCCGCCCATGCGGCTGCGTCTGCGCCGCACCGACCGCCGCCTGATCATCGAGGTCACCGACGGCGACGACCACCTTCCGCGCCGCCGCCGCGCCGAGCCGGGCGACGAGTCCGGGCGGGGCATCGCCATCGTCGCCACGATCGCCTCCCACTGGGGCAGCCGCCGCACCCCGGGGGGCGGCAAGGCCGTGTGGTGCGAGTTCGTCCTGCCGAAGCCCGCGGACTGA